A window of the Leptospira bandrabouensis genome harbors these coding sequences:
- a CDS encoding alkaline phosphatase D family protein: protein MKLASHFVLFFSLFFCLFLLQSPIIGKETDSLRIGFGSCLHQDKESPILNQWEKESFDWILLLGDNIYADSFIAEEKIPAYQKQLSRPQWKKIRKSSQILATWDDHDYGINDSGGEYADKEKSREVFVSQIGSLMPKGHRLGTKDGKGIFHSYWIEFKKKKIHIVLPDTRFFRSELKPSFWSFFIGKRYYRPNEDPDATLLGEEQWKWLSEELEKPSDFLVLVSGIQVIPTEQPFEKWGNFPKDREKLFQLLSSANTSELVILSGDRHIAEIYEYPYEDKKKFIEVTSSSLNFPLPFLTLEYDSKFKLSPAFLEENYGALKIQIKEGKLVWRAEIKDKIGNVVLKYDKNDSN, encoded by the coding sequence ATGAAACTAGCTTCTCATTTTGTTTTGTTTTTCTCTTTGTTCTTTTGTTTATTCCTCCTCCAATCGCCAATCATCGGAAAAGAAACTGATAGTTTACGAATAGGATTTGGGTCTTGTCTGCACCAAGACAAAGAAAGTCCCATTTTAAACCAATGGGAAAAAGAATCCTTTGATTGGATTCTTCTGTTAGGTGATAATATCTATGCAGACTCTTTCATTGCAGAAGAAAAAATCCCAGCCTATCAAAAACAGTTATCAAGGCCTCAATGGAAAAAAATTCGTAAAAGCTCCCAGATCCTTGCCACTTGGGATGACCATGATTATGGAATCAATGATAGTGGTGGTGAATACGCTGATAAAGAAAAGAGTCGTGAAGTTTTTGTATCCCAAATTGGATCTCTTATGCCGAAAGGTCACCGTTTGGGAACAAAGGACGGGAAAGGGATTTTTCATTCCTATTGGATCGAATTCAAAAAGAAAAAAATCCATATAGTGCTCCCTGACACTCGATTTTTTCGTTCTGAGTTAAAACCTTCTTTTTGGTCTTTTTTTATCGGGAAAAGATACTATCGTCCCAATGAAGATCCGGATGCCACTTTACTTGGTGAAGAGCAGTGGAAATGGCTTTCCGAAGAATTAGAAAAACCATCGGACTTTCTTGTATTAGTCTCTGGAATCCAAGTCATTCCCACCGAACAACCGTTTGAAAAATGGGGAAACTTCCCCAAAGATAGGGAAAAGTTATTTCAACTTTTGAGTTCTGCCAATACATCCGAACTTGTGATTCTTTCTGGGGATCGGCATATTGCAGAAATCTATGAATATCCCTATGAAGACAAAAAAAAGTTTATCGAAGTTACCTCAAGTTCGCTCAATTTTCCTCTACCGTTCCTTACCTTAGAATACGATTCTAAATTTAAACTCTCTCCTGCTTTTTTGGAAGAAAATTACGGTGCTCTTAAGATTCAAATTAAGGAAGGAAAATTGGTTTGGCGAGCGGAGATTAAAGACAAAATTGGAAATGTAGTTCTAAAATATGATAAAAATGATTCTAATTAA
- a CDS encoding TetR/AcrR family transcriptional regulator — protein MKPKQKILESSFALFREKGFQATGIAEILDKAGAYKKTLYDHFKSKDDIGFEYLNYLSEQQRIVMLKVLGKSNSMSDFIEKWVNFIVRNQRNTSRKDCPIALFSGEISHLGQFDTYRNKAVHHVLETVETCILKFAPNLKSDLVKSLSYELYMSYLGGLRLYALTKDRKVIERMKSQMIASAERIVKN, from the coding sequence TTGAAACCCAAACAAAAAATTTTAGAAAGTTCCTTTGCTTTGTTTCGCGAGAAAGGATTTCAAGCCACAGGTATTGCAGAAATTTTAGATAAGGCAGGAGCCTATAAAAAAACCTTATACGATCATTTTAAATCCAAAGATGATATAGGATTTGAATACTTAAATTATTTATCAGAACAACAAAGAATTGTTATGTTAAAGGTTTTGGGAAAATCCAATAGTATGTCTGACTTCATTGAAAAATGGGTTAATTTTATAGTCAGAAACCAAAGGAATACGTCCAGAAAGGATTGTCCTATTGCTCTTTTTTCTGGTGAAATTTCGCATTTGGGTCAGTTTGATACGTATCGAAATAAAGCTGTTCATCATGTATTGGAAACTGTGGAAACCTGCATTCTGAAGTTTGCACCCAATTTAAAATCAGACCTTGTTAAATCACTCAGTTATGAATTGTATATGAGTTATCTTGGTGGACTTAGGTTGTATGCATTGACGAAAGATCGAAAAGTTATCGAACGGATGAAA